Within bacterium, the genomic segment CTGCGCCTCGACCTCAAGCGCGTTCCGCTGCAGCCGTTCGCGCCGTACCTCGCGGGGAAGGTGGACGCCGTCCTCGCCGGCGGCTTCGCCGACGGCGCGTTCGACTACTCGTGGCGCGCCGTGGACAACGGCGCGGCGCGGCAGACGATCAAGGGGAAGCTGACGCTGGCCGAGATGGCGCTGCTCGACCGCAAGACGGCCGACGAGCTGTTCCGCTGCGGGTCGTTCTTCATCGACGGCCTCGAGACGGGCGTCAATCCGGCCTTCTTCAAGGCCAAGGCGATGGCCCTCTCCGACTTCCACGTGCGGATCGACGTCGATCCCGACGCGACGATCAACCTGAAGCGGGTCTTCGCCGGGGCGGCGGGACCGGAGACGCCGGAAACGGAGGAGGCCGCCGCGGCCGCCCCGCCGGCGCCGGCCGCCGGACCCGAGACGCCGATCGCCTTCGACGCGATGACCCTCCAAGGCGGGACGATCGACTTCGCCGACCACTACATCAAGCCGAACTACTCGGCGCGGCTCACCGAGGTCGGCGGACGCCTTTCCGGCCTCTCCTCGGCCGAGGGGAAGCCGGCCGACGTCGACCTGCGCGCCAAGCTCGCCGGCTTCGCGCCGCTCGTGATCCGCGGCGCGATGCAGCCGTTCGGGCGGAACATGGCCGTGAACCTCGCCGCGCAGTTCACCGACATGGAACTCAGCCCGCTCACGCCGTACGCCGGGAAGTACCTCGGCTACACGATCGAGAAGGGCCGGCTCTCGTTCGACGTCAACTACAAGATCGCCGACCGCAAGCTGCAGGCCTCGAACAAGATCCTCTTCGACCAGCTCACGCTGGGGGAGAAGGTCGCGAGCCCGCAGGCGACGTCGCTGCCGGTGCGGCTGGCGATCGCGCTGCTCAAGGACCGCCAGGGGCGGATCGAGCTCAACCTGCCGGTCACCGGCTCGCTCGACGACCCGAAGTTCAAGGTCTGGCGCGTCGTGCTGCAGATCCTGCGGAACCTGCTGGTCAAGGCGGCCTCGTCGCCGTTCTCGCTGCTCGGCTCGCTCTTCGGCGGCGGCGAGGAACTGAGCCGCGCCGAGTTCGCCTTCGGGCAGGACGTCCCGGACGCCGCCGCGGCGGCGAAGATCGACGCCCTCGCCAAGACGCTGCTCGAGCGGCCCGCGCTGCGGCTGGAGATCCAAGGCCGCTACGACGCCGAGCGGGACCGCGAGGGGCTCCGCAAGCGGTTTCTGGACCGCAAGGTGAAGGCGCAGAAGCTCAAGGACCTCGTGCGCAAGGGGGGCGCGGCGGTTCCGGTGGACGACGTCGTCGTGCCGCCGGAGGAGTACGCGAAGTACCTCGAGCGCGCCTACAAGCAGGAGACGTTCCCCAAGCCGCGCACCGCGCTCGGGTTCGCCAAGAGCCTGCCGCCGGAGGAGATGGAGAAGCTGATCCTCGCCAACATCGTTCCGACCGACGACGACCTGCGGCAGCTCGCCGTGGCGCGGGCGCAGAACGTCAAGGACCGTCTGCTCGGCCCCGGCAAGCTTCCGGCGGAGCGGGTCCTCCTCGTCGAGCCGAAGGCCGCTCCGGCCGACCCGAAGCTGACTGGGGCGCGGGCCGACTTCGCGCTGCGCTGACGCCCCGCGGCCCGGACATGAAGAAGCCCGCCGACGCGCCGCGCCGGCGGGCTTCTTCGCGCTTCGGCGCGTTCCGTCAGC encodes:
- a CDS encoding DUF748 domain-containing protein, with the translated sequence LRLDLKRVPLQPFAPYLAGKVDAVLAGGFADGAFDYSWRAVDNGAARQTIKGKLTLAEMALLDRKTADELFRCGSFFIDGLETGVNPAFFKAKAMALSDFHVRIDVDPDATINLKRVFAGAAGPETPETEEAAAAAPPAPAAGPETPIAFDAMTLQGGTIDFADHYIKPNYSARLTEVGGRLSGLSSAEGKPADVDLRAKLAGFAPLVIRGAMQPFGRNMAVNLAAQFTDMELSPLTPYAGKYLGYTIEKGRLSFDVNYKIADRKLQASNKILFDQLTLGEKVASPQATSLPVRLAIALLKDRQGRIELNLPVTGSLDDPKFKVWRVVLQILRNLLVKAASSPFSLLGSLFGGGEELSRAEFAFGQDVPDAAAAAKIDALAKTLLERPALRLEIQGRYDAERDREGLRKRFLDRKVKAQKLKDLVRKGGAAVPVDDVVVPPEEYAKYLERAYKQETFPKPRTALGFAKSLPPEEMEKLILANIVPTDDDLRQLAVARAQNVKDRLLGPGKLPAERVLLVEPKAAPADPKLTGARADFALR